The Sinomicrobium kalidii genome contains a region encoding:
- a CDS encoding RagB/SusD family nutrient uptake outer membrane protein: protein MKSTKHITLLVISVFILGSCELTEVDTVSDITNDQYWNTQGDVESYLFGIYNKLRNEYNTTYYFEDRGDTFVPGLEAGLSTAWNQNLTPQNAPNWLGFYNLIHHCNLLLKYSADIEFRVQADKDQILAETYFIRAFTYFTLLRSWGDVPLELEPTESDSKPQLPRAPGSDVMAQILSDIDLALELFPGDGLVNKSRASRAAAHAFKADVLLWKARVLGGSDADLEAVISNADAASSGLALESDFAKIYDTENRNGTEVIFSLHFEFDEKSDHYSDNLKPRDIFVQDAVNFDDIPYARSGARSGYAPSPKLETAFDENPDDIRKDASIIKAIAADNSVIGVFDNKMRGTIVTENRQYDSDIIVYRLAEMILFKAEALAALNRTGEAVTELNKIRNRARTGNYDGDMSKNAVEREILRERFRELYLELKRWPDLLRFHYAGTIDVYSEVPNLSGTNVPLYFPIPVVQIDRNPNLTQTEGYE, encoded by the coding sequence ATGAAAAGCACAAAACATATCACACTGTTGGTAATCTCCGTGTTTATCCTGGGAAGCTGTGAGCTGACCGAGGTAGACACCGTATCCGATATTACCAACGATCAGTACTGGAACACACAGGGCGATGTGGAAAGCTACCTTTTCGGTATTTATAACAAGTTACGCAACGAGTATAACACTACCTATTACTTCGAAGACCGGGGAGACACTTTTGTTCCGGGACTTGAAGCAGGGCTGTCCACCGCGTGGAACCAGAACCTTACGCCGCAGAATGCCCCGAACTGGCTGGGGTTCTATAACCTCATTCATCACTGTAACCTGTTGCTCAAATATTCGGCGGATATAGAGTTCCGGGTACAGGCTGATAAAGACCAGATCCTTGCTGAAACCTATTTTATCCGGGCCTTTACCTATTTTACCCTCTTAAGATCGTGGGGAGACGTTCCTCTCGAACTCGAACCCACCGAAAGTGATTCGAAACCCCAGCTCCCAAGGGCCCCCGGGAGTGATGTAATGGCCCAGATACTTTCTGATATCGATCTTGCACTGGAACTTTTTCCGGGAGACGGACTCGTCAATAAAAGCAGAGCCTCCAGGGCAGCAGCACATGCATTTAAAGCAGATGTTCTCCTTTGGAAGGCCAGGGTACTTGGAGGAAGTGATGCCGACCTGGAAGCGGTGATTTCAAATGCCGATGCCGCAAGCAGCGGGCTGGCTCTCGAATCGGATTTTGCAAAAATTTACGATACCGAAAACAGGAACGGAACAGAAGTGATCTTTTCACTTCACTTTGAATTTGATGAAAAGTCTGATCATTACAGCGATAACCTCAAACCGAGGGACATTTTTGTTCAGGATGCGGTGAATTTTGATGACATCCCCTATGCAAGAAGCGGTGCCCGGAGCGGTTATGCCCCGTCTCCAAAACTCGAAACTGCTTTCGATGAGAATCCGGACGATATCCGGAAAGACGCCTCCATTATCAAGGCTATTGCCGCAGACAATTCCGTAATAGGGGTCTTTGATAACAAGATGCGGGGAACGATCGTTACCGAAAACCGCCAGTATGATTCCGATATTATCGTATACAGGCTGGCCGAAATGATCCTGTTCAAGGCCGAAGCACTGGCCGCCCTCAACAGGACCGGGGAAGCAGTTACCGAGCTCAACAAAATACGGAACAGGGCCCGGACCGGGAATTACGACGGAGATATGAGTAAAAATGCCGTGGAACGCGAAATTCTCAGGGAAAGGTTCAGGGAACTGTACCTCGAACTCAAAAGATGGCCCGACCTGTTGAGGTTCCATTACGCAGGGACCATTGATGTCTACAGCGAAGTGCCCAACCTGTCCGGGACCAATGTTCCGCTGTATTTCCCGATACCTGTGGTGCAGATCGACAGGAATCCCAATTTAACACAAACCGAAGGTTATGAATAA
- a CDS encoding sulfatase family protein: MKFFKVLLLIFLFTGLYGYGQSRTKPNIVVIIADDAGWGDFGFHGSEIKTPHIDTLAQRGTRLNRFYVHPTCSPTRAAFLTGKPAGRMGIVAPISNKSKLALPDSITTLPQLLKQQGYKTALFGKWHLGLHPESGPEKYGFDYSYGFLHGQIDQYTHHYKNGDRSWHRNGIFIDEPGHATDLIANETIKWLDGLQDPSENFFVQIAFSAPHFPLQEEEKWKKPYKNTFRNTSRIAYAAAMTHMDAAIGKILKKLNDKKSAENTIILFFSDNGAMENWYPKEQYGGKFGPCSELGKNLPLRDWKTSNYEGAIRVPAIVYWKGQTKRRVSDHYISVTDMMPTLVHLAGNTEIPPTVEGTDVSNCFLNLSEPTANGIYIRGHLQECFIEKPWKLIRTRTVDAAPLYELYNIENDPYETHNLTAGEPEITVKLQKKLTAEFQKDSKKVNLDITGRR; encoded by the coding sequence ATGAAGTTTTTCAAGGTGCTGTTACTCATTTTCCTGTTCACAGGGCTTTATGGATACGGACAATCCCGCACGAAGCCGAATATTGTTGTCATAATTGCAGATGATGCGGGCTGGGGTGATTTCGGATTTCACGGATCGGAAATAAAAACACCTCACATTGATACACTGGCACAACGGGGAACCCGATTAAACCGTTTTTATGTACACCCGACATGTTCTCCCACCAGGGCTGCTTTTCTCACCGGGAAACCAGCCGGAAGGATGGGTATTGTGGCACCCATCAGTAATAAAAGTAAACTTGCCTTACCCGATTCCATAACCACCCTTCCGCAGTTATTAAAACAACAGGGATACAAAACCGCCCTTTTCGGAAAATGGCACCTCGGTCTCCATCCGGAAAGCGGCCCCGAAAAATACGGATTCGATTACTCCTACGGTTTTTTACACGGACAGATAGACCAATACACCCATCATTATAAAAACGGGGACCGGAGCTGGCACCGAAACGGAATTTTTATTGATGAACCGGGACACGCCACCGACCTGATTGCAAATGAAACCATAAAATGGCTGGACGGGCTACAAGACCCCTCGGAAAACTTTTTTGTTCAAATTGCATTCAGCGCACCGCATTTTCCGTTGCAGGAAGAGGAAAAATGGAAAAAACCTTATAAAAACACATTCAGAAATACATCGAGGATTGCATATGCCGCTGCCATGACCCATATGGATGCGGCCATCGGAAAAATTTTAAAAAAACTCAACGACAAAAAATCCGCTGAAAACACTATTATCCTCTTTTTCAGTGATAACGGGGCTATGGAAAACTGGTACCCGAAAGAACAGTACGGGGGCAAATTCGGGCCGTGCTCCGAACTCGGAAAAAACCTTCCCCTCCGGGACTGGAAAACCTCCAACTATGAAGGGGCCATAAGAGTCCCAGCCATCGTCTACTGGAAAGGACAGACGAAAAGACGTGTCAGCGATCATTATATTTCCGTAACCGATATGATGCCCACCCTGGTCCATCTGGCAGGAAATACCGAAATTCCCCCGACCGTAGAGGGAACGGATGTATCCAATTGTTTTTTAAACCTTTCCGAACCAACAGCCAATGGTATTTATATCCGGGGACATCTTCAGGAGTGTTTCATAGAAAAACCCTGGAAACTGATACGGACAAGAACTGTTGATGCCGCTCCTCTTTACGAACTGTACAACATTGAGAACGATCCCTACGAAACACACAATCTCACAGCCGGGGAGCCCGAAATTACCGTAAAATTACAGAAGAAACTGACCGCCGAGTTTCAAAAAGACAGCAAAAAAGTAAACCTTGACATAACAGGTCGCCGATAG
- a CDS encoding SusC/RagA family TonB-linked outer membrane protein — translation MKILATLTFATFSLLSVVAQNRSVAISGKVLDAESGAPLPGVSVFVKGTSTGVSTDFDGNFSLDVPSERSVIVLQSLGYVSRELVVGDRRDFIVSLETDVDKLDEVVLIGYGKQSRTTVTNSLSQVDEKEMEKAPGANPLLQLQGKVAGLSLQVQNGQPGANPQIFIRGGSSTSPEGDSPLFIVDGVVGGMRNISDLNPDDIKSVQVLKDAASTAIYGARAANGIIIIETKSGTAGKTRINLRLTSGVDAQQKKLPLLNARDYIYLSRNNTGMFNNTNPDFFLTGGRYGMSTGNPRDSKNTLEFLDVYLEEYGQDYVADLINNQGWETMDDPVTGKKLIFQHNDYQDATFQTGYRKEVDFDISGGNENITYYFGLGYLDQEGIVRGTEYKNYSFLYNGTFKLSDSWSLNAKASFQLRDANAPNNYTWVLGRSILMPPTYRQYYENGLPAPGEGISSFRNRLHEIYYKTKYNDVNVYRTTFQLGGVWEISPGLQFAPTAYYFGTEGIENYFEAYNETVTNRPASARHNLDRHLQFDGLLTYDKEFKGSHFLNAVLGTSYNHDYSYRMSGSGREALTDLIPTLNATSEETQRVSTTKSYDAILSFFGRANYHYDHRYMLSLSARYDGSSRFAKNNKWGFFPGVSAGWNIHREEFFSSLAPVVSNLKLRGSWGKTGNNNLSIFDSRGQYSTGYMYDGNVGILNTTLINDDLIWEETASFDVGFDIGLFNNKVNLLVDYYDKRTSERLFNKPLWSSTGFGSIKSNFGTIRNRGFELELNATPVQNDNFSWDLSMTFAYNRGTVEELPENDEYLNRIGGNFIYDPSTGEEVKVGGLAEGERFGGRWAFNYQGVYQTDEEASSAPRDLNASGRTKTAGDAIFEDRNNDGVLDNRDMVFMGYIRPDKTGGIVNQINYKGFNLRFVADWGIGHVIDNGFKARVMGSARNNNNAYKEALTESWQYEGHDAKYPKYSVQSDYDYNFRNHNRWDYQIGNNSGGSNNSLYYDKGDFLAFREVSLSYRFPEDMMNKLNLSGLELFIGMYNLGYITSYDGLMPEIYSGRDYGTYPRPRQLNVGAKISF, via the coding sequence ATGAAAATTTTAGCAACGCTGACATTTGCCACTTTTTCCTTACTGTCGGTTGTTGCCCAAAACCGGTCCGTTGCCATAAGCGGTAAGGTCCTGGATGCAGAATCGGGAGCACCACTTCCCGGAGTGTCTGTTTTTGTAAAGGGCACCTCCACAGGTGTTTCGACCGATTTTGACGGTAACTTCTCGCTGGATGTTCCTTCGGAGCGATCGGTCATCGTTTTGCAGTCCCTGGGATATGTCAGCCGGGAACTTGTTGTCGGCGACCGGCGTGATTTTATCGTAAGCCTCGAAACCGATGTTGACAAGCTGGATGAAGTGGTCCTTATCGGTTACGGGAAACAATCGCGTACAACAGTAACCAATTCGCTCTCGCAGGTAGATGAGAAGGAAATGGAAAAAGCGCCCGGAGCCAATCCTTTACTGCAATTGCAGGGCAAAGTAGCCGGGCTTTCTCTTCAGGTTCAGAACGGACAGCCCGGGGCCAATCCCCAGATATTCATCCGGGGAGGTTCTTCCACATCACCCGAGGGCGATTCGCCCTTATTTATTGTAGATGGTGTTGTAGGAGGCATGCGTAATATCAGCGACCTCAATCCGGACGATATCAAATCCGTACAGGTGTTGAAAGATGCCGCCTCGACGGCCATTTACGGGGCAAGAGCGGCAAACGGTATTATTATCATTGAAACCAAATCCGGTACCGCCGGAAAGACCAGGATCAACCTTCGCCTCACCAGCGGGGTGGATGCCCAGCAAAAAAAACTGCCTTTACTGAATGCGAGGGATTACATATATCTCTCCCGTAACAATACCGGGATGTTCAACAATACCAACCCGGATTTCTTTCTGACCGGGGGAAGGTACGGGATGTCTACCGGGAACCCGAGAGACTCCAAGAATACGCTTGAATTCCTGGATGTTTACCTGGAAGAATACGGACAGGATTATGTAGCCGACCTGATTAACAACCAAGGCTGGGAAACCATGGACGATCCTGTGACCGGAAAAAAACTGATATTCCAGCACAACGACTACCAGGACGCCACATTCCAGACCGGCTACAGGAAGGAAGTGGATTTTGACATCAGCGGGGGAAACGAAAATATCACCTACTATTTCGGCCTGGGCTACCTGGACCAGGAAGGGATTGTACGGGGAACCGAATATAAGAATTACAGCTTCCTCTACAACGGAACATTCAAACTGAGCGATTCGTGGAGCCTTAATGCAAAAGCCAGTTTTCAACTGAGGGATGCCAATGCCCCGAATAACTACACGTGGGTACTGGGCAGAAGTATTCTCATGCCACCTACCTACAGGCAGTATTACGAAAACGGATTGCCTGCACCCGGAGAAGGCATATCTTCATTCCGCAACAGGCTGCACGAAATCTATTATAAAACAAAGTACAACGATGTCAATGTTTACAGGACAACATTCCAGCTTGGCGGGGTGTGGGAAATCAGTCCGGGCCTGCAGTTTGCACCCACGGCCTACTATTTCGGTACCGAGGGCATTGAAAATTATTTTGAAGCTTATAATGAAACGGTGACGAACCGTCCGGCTTCTGCCAGGCACAATCTCGACCGCCATTTACAATTTGATGGCCTGCTCACCTATGACAAGGAATTCAAGGGATCGCATTTTCTCAATGCCGTACTGGGAACCAGTTATAACCACGATTACAGTTACAGGATGAGCGGCAGCGGAAGGGAAGCCCTGACAGACCTGATCCCGACGTTAAATGCTACTTCCGAAGAAACACAAAGGGTGTCCACTACCAAATCGTATGATGCCATACTGAGTTTTTTCGGCCGTGCCAATTATCACTACGACCATAGGTACATGCTTTCCCTCAGTGCAAGGTATGACGGGTCGTCAAGGTTTGCCAAAAATAACAAGTGGGGATTTTTCCCGGGAGTTTCCGCAGGATGGAATATCCACAGGGAAGAGTTTTTCAGTTCGCTGGCTCCGGTGGTTTCCAATTTAAAACTTAGGGGAAGCTGGGGGAAAACAGGGAACAACAACCTCAGTATTTTTGACTCCAGGGGGCAGTATTCCACCGGTTATATGTATGACGGCAATGTGGGGATACTGAACACCACCCTGATTAATGACGATCTTATCTGGGAGGAGACAGCTTCCTTTGATGTGGGATTTGACATCGGTCTTTTCAATAACAAGGTCAATCTCCTGGTGGATTATTACGATAAACGCACCTCGGAACGCTTGTTCAACAAGCCGCTGTGGTCTTCCACGGGTTTCGGTTCCATTAAAAGCAACTTCGGGACCATCAGGAACAGGGGATTTGAACTGGAACTGAACGCCACGCCCGTTCAGAACGACAATTTTTCCTGGGACCTGAGCATGACTTTTGCCTATAACCGGGGAACTGTGGAGGAACTTCCGGAAAACGATGAATACCTGAACCGGATAGGAGGAAACTTTATTTATGATCCTTCAACCGGTGAGGAGGTCAAGGTGGGCGGACTTGCCGAGGGTGAACGCTTCGGGGGGCGATGGGCCTTTAACTACCAGGGCGTCTACCAGACCGATGAAGAAGCCAGTTCGGCCCCCAGGGACCTGAATGCTTCCGGAAGGACAAAAACCGCTGGTGATGCCATATTCGAAGACCGCAATAACGATGGGGTACTGGATAATCGCGATATGGTGTTTATGGGATATATCCGGCCCGATAAGACCGGGGGTATTGTGAACCAGATCAATTACAAGGGCTTTAACCTTCGTTTTGTTGCAGACTGGGGCATAGGACATGTTATAGATAACGGTTTTAAAGCCCGGGTTATGGGGAGCGCCCGTAACAATAACAATGCCTATAAAGAGGCGCTTACCGAAAGCTGGCAGTACGAAGGGCATGATGCCAAATACCCCAAATACAGTGTACAGAGCGATTACGATTACAATTTCAGAAACCACAACAGGTGGGATTACCAGATCGGGAACAACAGCGGGGGGAGCAATAACAGCCTGTATTACGACAAAGGAGATTTCCTCGCTTTCCGGGAAGTTTCCCTGAGTTACCGGTTCCCCGAAGACATGATGAACAAACTGAACCTGTCCGGACTCGAACTGTTTATCGGGATGTACAACCTGGGGTATATTACAAGTTATGACGGCCTGATGCCCGAAATTTATTCGGGACGGGATTACGGTACATACCCGAGGCCGAGGCAGTTAAACGTAGGTGCGAAAATCTCTTTCTAA
- a CDS encoding RNA polymerase sigma factor, which translates to MTRIPDSSLKTAATFEKLFKRYYAWLCHYVTKLSGDPDLAEDLVQEVFIKLWESRYYITVRTSFKHYLFKACHRRFLQYVREEKKENNLLNTLKWETLYDLQAEGPQHMSVKIQAVRQAIDQLPPKCKEAFLLSRYNQLKYREIAEEMGISIKTVEIHISKALVLLKQNISFPLYLFILIFQEFLN; encoded by the coding sequence ATGACCCGTATACCCGATTCTTCACTGAAAACTGCAGCAACGTTTGAAAAGCTTTTTAAGCGGTACTATGCCTGGTTATGTCATTATGTTACAAAACTGTCCGGAGATCCGGACCTTGCCGAAGACCTTGTTCAGGAAGTGTTTATAAAATTATGGGAATCAAGGTATTATATTACTGTCCGTACCTCGTTTAAACATTACCTGTTTAAAGCGTGTCACCGCAGGTTTCTTCAGTATGTCCGGGAAGAGAAGAAAGAGAATAATTTACTGAATACACTGAAATGGGAAACCCTGTACGATCTGCAGGCAGAAGGGCCACAGCATATGTCTGTAAAAATACAGGCTGTACGGCAGGCTATAGATCAACTCCCGCCCAAGTGTAAAGAAGCCTTTTTACTGAGCAGGTACAATCAATTAAAATACCGGGAAATTGCCGAGGAAATGGGAATTTCTATTAAAACGGTGGAAATTCACATATCAAAGGCCCTTGTACTGTTAAAGCAAAATATCTCCTTCCCGTTATATCTTTTCATTCTTATTTTTCAGGAATTTCTGAACTGA
- a CDS encoding sialidase family protein, giving the protein MKTRQFICVLYSYLAILCSLTACGQDSSGPDNGDPIDQTDDDPVVPPEDNDGKTAVYEEGTDGYQVFRIPAIVKTTEGTLLAFAEARKLKSNGDSGDIDLVVKTSSDDGETWSDMQMVWDDGGNTCGNPVPIVDKETGRIHLLMTWNHGEDDWGDLTSGTGEDTRRVFYTWSDDDGKSWTAPTEITSSVKDENWDWYGTGPVHGIQLQKGEYEGRLVSPNYFTVRGNGKTESYSHVIYSDDHGATWKSGSPTPQAYSGECTVAELEDGTLMLNIRTGAANARKIGKSSDGGATWSDLETVYALTDPHCQASMVTSDTSPYRVFFANVSSTERVNMTLKMSENNGESWEKRKIIHTGPSAYSDLVMLSDSEVGILYEGGEGRPYESIVYEVVPVADLK; this is encoded by the coding sequence ATGAAAACAAGACAATTTATATGTGTGCTATACAGCTATCTGGCCATACTGTGCTCGCTTACCGCATGCGGACAGGACAGCTCCGGTCCGGATAACGGTGACCCCATAGACCAGACCGATGACGATCCCGTAGTTCCCCCGGAAGATAATGACGGAAAAACGGCGGTCTATGAAGAAGGGACCGATGGTTACCAGGTATTCCGTATCCCGGCCATAGTTAAAACCACAGAAGGTACCCTGCTGGCCTTTGCCGAAGCGAGGAAGTTAAAAAGTAATGGTGATTCCGGGGATATCGACCTCGTGGTAAAAACCTCGTCAGACGACGGGGAGACCTGGAGCGATATGCAGATGGTCTGGGACGACGGAGGCAATACCTGCGGTAATCCCGTACCCATAGTTGACAAGGAAACAGGAAGGATACACCTGTTAATGACGTGGAACCACGGTGAAGATGATTGGGGAGACCTCACTTCCGGCACCGGGGAAGATACCAGAAGAGTATTTTACACCTGGTCTGATGACGATGGTAAAAGCTGGACCGCTCCCACAGAGATCACTTCATCGGTTAAAGATGAAAACTGGGACTGGTACGGAACAGGCCCGGTTCACGGCATACAGCTTCAAAAAGGGGAATACGAGGGAAGACTGGTCTCGCCCAATTATTTTACCGTACGGGGGAACGGAAAAACGGAAAGCTATTCGCATGTCATCTATTCCGATGACCATGGAGCGACCTGGAAATCGGGAAGCCCTACGCCGCAGGCATATTCGGGTGAATGTACCGTGGCCGAACTGGAAGACGGGACCCTTATGCTGAATATAAGAACAGGCGCAGCAAACGCGAGAAAGATCGGGAAGAGCAGTGACGGCGGCGCCACCTGGTCAGACCTGGAGACCGTATATGCCCTGACCGATCCGCATTGCCAGGCAAGTATGGTAACCTCAGATACCAGTCCCTACAGAGTGTTCTTCGCCAATGTCTCAAGTACGGAACGGGTGAACATGACATTGAAAATGAGCGAAAATAACGGTGAATCATGGGAAAAACGAAAGATCATCCATACAGGACCTTCCGCCTATTCCGACCTTGTGATGCTGTCGGATTCGGAAGTCGGTATCCTGTATGAGGGGGGAGAAGGCAGGCCCTATGAAAGTATTGTTTATGAAGTGGTGCCCGTAGCCGATCTTAAATAA
- a CDS encoding rhamnogalacturonan acetylesterase, translated as MKNTIVLSLVALLCVQCENPKGSDVKPTVYMVGDSTVKNGRGDGAGGLWGWGDFIGQYLDTTRIAVENHALGGTSSRTFIQKGLWNTVRDSLKAGDYVLIQFGHNDNGPINDDFRARGTIKGIGDETEEIDNMLTGEHEIVHSYGWYIRKMVKEAKDKGAVPIVMSPIPRNRWAEGKVPRNDNSYGLWAGQVAEQEGVTFIDLNDEMAMQMEKLGKNRVYGNLFYKKDHTHTSAGGAVLAASIIVDELKETDNAIKQYFLENPEIVLPKKINIYLIGDSTVADNGDPQAVGWGTELYKYFDTTRVNIINRARGGRSSRTFYHEGLWQSAYDTLSRGDYVLMQFGHNDGGYIDKPKYRGSLKGTGDSTVVVTRKDNTKEVVHTYGWYMSTFISETREKGAVPVVFSHIPRNKWIDGKVERADKTYGKWAEDIARKYNAGFIDLNDSIALAYEKMGAGAVKKFFPRDHTHTNKEGASLNAGIIARCLRKMEGIDLKEYIVSEKKLDRPSGNSR; from the coding sequence ATGAAAAATACGATAGTACTATCCTTAGTCGCCCTGCTATGCGTTCAATGTGAAAACCCGAAGGGTTCTGATGTGAAACCAACGGTTTATATGGTAGGCGATTCAACAGTTAAGAACGGTAGGGGCGATGGCGCAGGTGGCTTATGGGGATGGGGTGATTTCATAGGGCAGTACCTGGATACAACACGGATAGCAGTTGAAAATCATGCGTTGGGTGGTACCAGCAGCCGTACCTTTATCCAAAAAGGCTTGTGGAACACCGTACGGGATAGCCTGAAAGCGGGAGATTATGTACTCATCCAGTTTGGGCACAATGATAACGGCCCCATCAATGATGACTTCAGGGCACGCGGAACAATTAAGGGAATTGGTGACGAGACAGAGGAAATTGACAATATGCTTACCGGGGAACACGAGATCGTACATTCGTACGGATGGTATATACGCAAGATGGTCAAAGAAGCGAAGGACAAGGGCGCCGTTCCTATTGTAATGTCGCCCATACCCAGAAACAGGTGGGCCGAAGGAAAAGTGCCGAGAAATGATAATTCCTATGGCCTGTGGGCCGGGCAGGTTGCGGAACAGGAAGGCGTTACATTTATAGATTTGAACGATGAAATGGCGATGCAGATGGAAAAACTGGGAAAAAACCGCGTTTATGGTAACCTGTTCTATAAAAAAGACCATACGCATACCAGTGCCGGGGGCGCTGTATTGGCTGCATCCATAATCGTAGATGAACTGAAGGAGACCGATAATGCCATAAAGCAGTATTTTCTTGAAAACCCGGAAATAGTACTCCCGAAAAAAATAAACATATATCTTATCGGGGACTCCACGGTGGCCGATAATGGCGATCCCCAAGCTGTGGGCTGGGGGACCGAACTTTATAAATATTTTGACACTACCCGGGTGAATATTATCAACAGGGCCCGCGGGGGCAGGAGCAGCCGGACTTTTTACCATGAAGGATTATGGCAATCGGCGTATGATACCCTTTCCCGGGGCGACTATGTACTGATGCAATTCGGACATAACGACGGAGGGTATATCGATAAACCGAAATACAGGGGATCATTAAAGGGCACGGGCGACTCTACAGTTGTCGTTACCCGGAAGGACAATACCAAAGAAGTTGTACACACCTACGGATGGTATATGAGTACGTTTATTAGTGAAACCCGGGAAAAAGGAGCTGTACCTGTTGTGTTCAGCCATATTCCGAGGAATAAATGGATTGACGGAAAAGTGGAAAGAGCGGACAAGACCTACGGAAAATGGGCCGAAGACATCGCCCGGAAGTACAATGCCGGATTTATTGACCTGAACGATAGTATTGCCTTGGCCTATGAAAAGATGGGAGCCGGTGCGGTCAAAAAATTCTTTCCCAGGGACCATACCCATACCAATAAAGAAGGAGCGTCATTAAATGCAGGAATAATTGCCCGTTGCCTACGAAAGATGGAGGGGATTGATTTGAAAGAATATATTGTGTCCGAAAAGAAACTCGACAGACCTTCCGGAAACAGCAGATAG
- a CDS encoding FadR/GntR family transcriptional regulator produces MINKKKDSGDITLEPLEKISMTDRVENRLGEYFKSQGLVPGDPIPKELEIAQALGVSRNVVREALSRFKMLGMIETRKRRGMVMAQPDILNSMERVLDPYILDKHARKEIFELRLVLEMGLAHLLFARIKDEHLIELEAIVQREINAKSVKERVQCDIDFHATLYKIAGNDILRRFQKLLLPVFDYELSYELKLKDKVTQGKVTHKGLLNILKTGTPQEFESAMYEHLKPHFDTIV; encoded by the coding sequence ATGATAAATAAAAAGAAAGACTCCGGGGACATTACCCTGGAACCACTGGAAAAAATTTCCATGACCGACAGGGTGGAGAACCGCCTGGGCGAGTATTTCAAAAGCCAGGGACTGGTGCCGGGCGATCCCATTCCTAAAGAACTGGAAATAGCACAGGCCCTGGGAGTCAGCAGGAACGTGGTACGCGAAGCGTTGAGCAGGTTTAAGATGCTGGGGATGATTGAGACCAGGAAGCGTCGCGGAATGGTCATGGCCCAGCCCGATATTTTAAATTCCATGGAACGTGTGCTCGATCCGTATATTCTCGACAAACATGCGCGCAAGGAAATTTTCGAGCTTCGGCTGGTACTCGAAATGGGACTGGCACATCTGTTGTTTGCAAGGATCAAAGATGAGCACCTGATTGAGCTGGAAGCTATTGTACAAAGGGAAATAAACGCAAAATCTGTTAAGGAACGGGTGCAGTGCGATATCGATTTCCACGCTACATTATATAAGATAGCCGGTAACGATATCCTCAGGCGTTTTCAAAAGTTATTGCTGCCTGTATTTGACTATGAATTATCCTATGAACTAAAACTTAAAGACAAGGTGACCCAGGGAAAAGTGACTCACAAGGGATTGCTTAATATCTTGAAAACAGGGACACCACAGGAATTTGAATCTGCCATGTATGAGCATTTGAAACCTCATTTTGATACCATTGTATAG